In Paenibacillus xylanilyticus, the genomic window ATATGGTACGAGTGGGTATCAGTCTCTATGGGCTGTACCCTTCGGCCGAGGTGAATCATCAGGTAGTGAAACTGGTCCCGGTATTGACACTGAAGACGAAAGCGGTTCTGGTCAAAACGCTGCCGCCTCATTGGGGGGTCAGCTACGGAACCCGTTATGTGACACAAGGGAACGAACGAATTGCGACCCTGCCTATCGGCTATGCAGACGGATTTTCAAGAATGCTGACAGGTAAAGCTCAAGTGCTTGTACGTGGCCGCCGCGTTCCCGTCGTCGGTACGATCTGCATGGATCAGTGTATGGTGTCGCTGCAATCTTTCGCTGAAGAGGCGGAAGAAATTCAAGCCGGCGAAGAGGTTGTCCTCATCGGTCACCAATCTGATGGTGTGATTACCGCAGATGAAGTGGCCTCCCAGCTTGATACGATTGCCTATGAGGTGATCTGCATGATGGCTCATCGGATTCCGCGAATCTATTTCCGGAACGGTGTTGAAGTCGCCAAGGTTAATCCTCTTTTGACATCCTGGTAGTCTAACTGGACGCTATTACCAATAAACTTTTTTTCGGAACGGAAGGAAAAGTGTCGGAGCATCTCGAATGTTGTTATATTGACGAGGATGAAAAATCCTGAAAAGAGATGTTTGGTCTGTACGAATATTGCCCCCCATGTTTATAATGGAGTACAGCATACTTGATATACTCGGGGCATATATATTCCTTTGTATAAAAGTTCTGGAAAAACGTAATACTGGTTCACAATGGCGAAAGGTTTGTGGGGGTGGAAGATAGGTGGCCAACTTGCAGAACACCAAGCGGATTATGATCAGTTTGCCTGATCATCTCCTGCAGGAAGTGGATGGCATCGTAGCGCTGGAGAATTCCAACCGCAGCGAATTGATTAGGCAGGCCATGAAGCTGTATTTGACCGAACGGAAGAAGCGTTACATCCGTGAGTCCATGCAGCGCGGGTACATGGAGATGGCAAAAATTAATCTGACCATGGCATCCGAGGCCTTTCACGCGGAGGAAGATGCGGACAGCACTCTGGACCGCTTAGTTAGCGGGGTGTAGACATTGATCGTAAAACGCGGTGACGTTTTTTTTGCGGATCTTTCTCCCGTTGTCGGTTCGGAGCAAGGTGGAGTCAGGCCGGTGCTGGTCATCCAGAATGACATCGGTAACCGGTTCAGTCCAACGTGTATCGTGGCGGCTATTACCGCCCAGATTCAGAAGGCAAAGCTGCCGACGCATGTCGAGATTGATGCTGCGGCTCATGGCTTTGACCGGGACTCTGTGATTTTGCTCGAACAAATACGGACGATTGACAAACAAAGACTGACTGACAAGATTACCCATCTGGACGAGGAGACCATGAAATTGGTCAATGAGGCGTTGCAGATCAGTCTGGGTTTGATCGATTTTTAAGTTGCCTGGCACCGGGTTTGGGCTGCCAGCAATCCGCCCGTAGCGGGATGTTCCTTGCGGGGAACACACAATTGCAGACAACATTTCAGAGGAGCGTATCGCGGCCCAAGGGCTGCGGTACGCTCTTTTGTCTGAACAAAAATGAAAGCGTAGAACATTGGCGTGCTTTTCGCTATAATGGAACCTGAGAAACCGTTTACGTCAAAGATGTATATAGAGGTGGAGGAGACATATGAGCATTTATATCCATGAAGAGAAACTACAATTTCATTTACAAACTCGCAAGGCAAGTTACGTATTCCAGGTGCTTCCTTCGGGATATTTGGTACATCTGTATTATGGCAAAAAATTACGCAACTCAGATCTGAGCTGGCTCCATGTTCGGACGGAACGCGCTTCCTTCAGCCCGAATCCGGTACCTGAGGACCGGACGATCTCATTTGATACACTTCCATTGGAGCTGCCTGTTTATGGAACAAGTGATTTCCGTAACCCGGCCGTACAGCTTCAACTGGAGAATGGTTCAAGTGTCTCGGAATTCACGTATGTTGGTCATCGGTTGGAGAAAGGCAAACCTGCTCTTCAAGGGTTGCCAGCGACTTATGTGGAAGCTGCAGATGAAGCTGATACGCTCGTAATTGAAATGGAGGATCGCGTGGCAGGAGTCCGCATTGAGCTCTCCTACACAGCCTATTCGTCCTTTAATGCAATTACGCGCTCGATGCGTATCATTAATGAGAGCGCTACCTCGGTGAATGTGGCTCGTGCACTAAGCACATCCGTAGATTTCCCGCATGCTGATTATGAACTGCTGCAGCTGTCAGGTGCATGGACGCGGGAACGCGATATTGTTCGTCGCCCACTGGCTTCTGGCTTGCAAGGCGTGGAAAGCCGACGTGGTTCAAGCAGCCATCAACAAAACCCGTTTATCGCATTGATGACGCCAGGTACGGATGAAGATCAGGGAGAAGTGTACGGCTTCAGTCTCGTATACAGCGGAAGTTTCACAGCGCAAGCAGAAGTGGATCAGTTCCACACCACGCGTGTATCACTCGGCATTAACCCGTTTGAGTTCAGCTGGAAGCTGGAATCCGGAGAAGCTTTCCAAACACCTGAGACGGTCATGGTCTATTCGGATGCAGGACTTGACGGCATGTCCCAGTCTTATCACGAACTTTATCGGGAACGGCTTGCTCGCGGCAAGTTCCGCAATGCAGAGCGTCCGGTACTGGTGAACAACTGGGAAGCAACGTATTTTGCTTTTAACGCAGACAAGATTGAACAGATTGCGCGTGCAGGGAAGCAGCTCGGCATCGAGCTGTTTGTATTGGACGATGGCTGGTTCGGACATCGTGACAACGACGACTCCTCGCTGGGTGACTGGATTGTGGACAAGAACAAGCTGCCTCAAGGTCTGGATGACCTGGCGAACCGTGTAACCGCACTCGACATGCAGTTTGGATTGTGGTTCGAGCCAGAGATGATCTCGCCGGATAGTGAGTTGTATCGCAAGCACCCGGACTGGTGCCTGCATGTCCCTGACCGTCGCCGGACAGAGGGCAGACAGCAGTTGGTGCTGGATTTCTCCCGCCAAGACGTTCGGGATGAAATCGTACGCATGCTGAGCGACGTATTGGGTTCTGCGCCGATTTCGTATGTGAAATGGGACATGAACCGGAATATGACGGAGATCGGCTCTGCACAGCTGCCTGCGGACAGACAGCGTGAGACAGCTCATCGCTATATGCTTGGATTGTATGAGGTGATGGAACGGATTACGTCATCCTTCCCTAATATTTTGTTTGAAAGCTGCTCAGGTGGTGGCGGTCGTTTCGATCCGGGCATGCTGTATTACATGCCGCAAACGTGGACAAGCGACAACACGGATGCTGTATCCCGTCTGCGCATCCAATACGGAACAAGTCTCGTGTATCCGGTAAGTTCCATGGGATCACATATCTCGGCCGTACCGAATCATCAGGTTAACCGTATTACGTCGCTGGAGATCCGTGGACATGTTGCCATGTCGGGCAACTTTGGCTACGAGCTTGACCTGACACGTTTCACCGAGGAAGAGAATGCGATTGTGAAGGCTCAAGTGGAGCTGTACAAGGAGATTCGGGGCACCATTCAGTATGGCACGTTCCGTCGTCTGCTCAGTCCGTTTGAGGGTAACGAAACGGCATGGATGTTTATCGCACCCGATGGAAGCGAAGCAGTGGTATTTTATTTCCGCGTGTTGTCCGAGCCTAATGCGCCTCTCCAACGTCTGAAGCTGAAAGGATTGGATCCTGACGCCGATTACCGCCTGAAGGGCGGCACCGAGACGTACACGGGCGATGCATTGATGTATGGCGGAATTTCTGTAGGTCGTGCCACAGGAGATTATTTGAGCGAGATGTTCCGTTTCGAACGGGTATAGGTAATCCTGCGTTTAATGCAGTGCTTTTCGGGGAAGACCGGAATACGTCGGGGTGACGTTTTCGGTCTTTTCTTATGAGTTACGCGAAGCGATGAACCATAAAAACTCACTGTAAGAACTTGTAACCAGTAGGAATGCTGGAAAACTGAACGGAATTTTGTGATAATATAGGGAAGAGCAATCTGCCTGAGTGCAGATTCGATACTGTGATTACAGCAGCATAGCTGCCCTGAACATGCTTAAGCTGAAACGATTCAGGAAGGAAAGAGGGATTTATTTGTCTGAACAGGGAACGGTTCTGGAACCCAATGAAGAAACAATAAAGGCGGAACGCCAGGAAAGAATCATCAAACAGGTAGCCAAGGAACTGTCACTGGCCTTGAAGCAGGTGCGCACGACGTCGGAGCTTCTGGAAGAAGGCAATACGATTCCGTTTATCGCCCGCTACCGTAAAGAAATGACTGGAGAGCTGGATGAGAACCAGCTGCGACTGATTGAGGAACGTCTCGTATATCTGCGTAACCTTGAGGATCGCAAAGTGGAAGTCATCCGTATTATAGAAGAACAAGGTAAATTGACGGGAGAACTGAAAAAGTCCATTACCCAGGCTGTGAAGCTGCAGGAGGTAGAGGATCTGTATCGTCCTTATCGCCAGAAGCGCAAAACGCGTGCCAGCGTAGCCAAGGAAAAAGGTCTTGAGCCCTTAGCCGTATGGATCTGGAGTCAACCGAAACAGGGGGATGTGCTCGAAGAAGCTGCGCGTTACATCAATGCAGAGCTTGGAGTGGACGATGCAGAAGCAGCCCTTCAGGGAGCCAAAGACATTCTTGCCGAGAACATCGCTGATGATGCTGCCATTCGTGCGTGGATTCGTCGCTATACGCTGGATCATGGCATGTTGACTTCGGAAGCGAAGGATGCGGATCAGGAATCGGTCTATGAGAACTACTATGATTATCGTGAATTGGCCAAAAAGATGCCTCCGCACCGGATTCTCGCCATTAACCGCGGGGAGCGCGAGAGCATTCTGAAAGTAGGTCTGGAGGTTCCGCCTGAACCGGCCCATCGTCATATGGAAGGTCAGGTCATCAAGGGTGCATCTGCAGTACAGGATGTATTGCGGGCTGTCATTGAAGATGCCTACAAACGTCTGATTGCACCTTCCATTGAGCGCGAAGTCCGGGCAGAACTGACGGAAAAGGGAGAGAGCCAGGCAATCTCCGTGTTTTCTGCCAATCTGCGTAACCTGCTGCTTCAGCCGCCGATTCATGGCAAACGTGTGCTTGGTGTCGACCCTGCTTATCGTACAGGCTGCAAACTGGCTGTAGTGGATGATACGGGCAAACTGCTGGAAGTCGCTGTTACGTACCCGACGCCACCTCACAACAAAAAGCGCGAAGCAGCCGAGGTATTCCACCGGATGATCAAGCAGTATGACATTGGACTGATCGTTATCGGTAATGGTACAGCTTCCCGTGAAACGGAACAGTTCGTAGCCGAGATCATTCAGGAAAATGGCGACGAGAGCCTGGTGTACCTCATTGTTAATGAAGCAGGAGCAAGTGTGTATTCCGCTTCCAAGCTGGCGCAGGAGGAATTCCCGGATCTGGATGTGGCCGAGCGCAGTGCAGCTTCCATTGCCCGTCGTGTACAGGACCCTCTGGCTGAACTGGTGAAAATTGATCCAAAGGCCATTGGTGTAGGCCAATACCAGCATGACGTTTCTCAAAAGATTCTGGAGGAAAGTCTGAAAGCGGTCGTGGAATCTGCGGTTAACCATGTAGGCGTGGATGTGAATACGGCTTCGCCATCGCTGCTGTCCTATGTGGCCGGCGTGAATGCGACGATTGCCAAAAACATTGTGAAGTACCGCGAGGAAAACGGACGCTTTACGAACCGTCGTCAGCTGCAGAAGGTGCCGCGTCTGGGTGCCAAAACCTATGAACAATGCGTAGGTTTCATGCGCATTAGTGAAGGTGAGAATCCGCTGGATCGTACACCGATTCACCCGGAATCCTACAAGGTCGTCGATCAGTTGTTCAAAGAACTTCAGGTGGAACTGGACAAGTTGGGCAGCAAGGAGCTGTCCGTGCTTCTATCCGAACAGCAGCCTGAACAACTGGCTGTGAAACTGGACGTGGGTGTGCCTACACTGCGCGACATTCTCGACAGCTTACAGCGCCCGGGACGTGACCCTCGGGAAGAAATGCCACTGCCTATTTTCCGTACGGATGTCCTTAAAATTGAGGATCTGGTTGAAGGCATGGAGCTCCAAGGTACCGTTCGCAACGTAATTGATTTTGGTGCCTTTGTCGATATCGGGATCAAGAGTGATGGACTTGTCCATATTTCACAGCTGAGCAACGGTTACGTCAAGCATCCAATGGATGTTGTTTCTGTTGGTGATAATGTAACGGTATGGGTAATGAATGTGGATACCAAAAAAGGCCGGGTCGGCCTGACTATGAAAAAGCCTGCGTCGAAGCAGACTTCCTAGTCCCATGACCCGAGAACAGCCTTCCCAGTTGCGGGAAGGCTGTTTGTTGTCGGCTCGAATGGTGTTGTCGACCGTTCCATATTCTTCGAATGAGTTAATGTAGGAAGAGAGAATGGGCTGTATGCATGAAGAGTGGGGTTAAATTCTAGAGTTCACGTTCCGCGCTGCGCGGTGTGCCATTAGCAGGTTTGTTCCGGTAAAAGAACCAGCACTCGTTCAGCAGCTTGATCTGTCTGCTGTCTTTCTTGTGAAATGCACGCATCAGTTGATTGCAAAGCCATTGAGGCAAAGGGATCTCCTCCTCTTGCATAATTCATCTGTACGTTAGCATATGTGGCAATAGCCTGGACTGTGCGGATTAAGCCGTGCGGAACGTGTAAAAACAATGTCCGGCTTGTC contains:
- a CDS encoding alpha-galactosidase, with product MSIYIHEEKLQFHLQTRKASYVFQVLPSGYLVHLYYGKKLRNSDLSWLHVRTERASFSPNPVPEDRTISFDTLPLELPVYGTSDFRNPAVQLQLENGSSVSEFTYVGHRLEKGKPALQGLPATYVEAADEADTLVIEMEDRVAGVRIELSYTAYSSFNAITRSMRIINESATSVNVARALSTSVDFPHADYELLQLSGAWTRERDIVRRPLASGLQGVESRRGSSSHQQNPFIALMTPGTDEDQGEVYGFSLVYSGSFTAQAEVDQFHTTRVSLGINPFEFSWKLESGEAFQTPETVMVYSDAGLDGMSQSYHELYRERLARGKFRNAERPVLVNNWEATYFAFNADKIEQIARAGKQLGIELFVLDDGWFGHRDNDDSSLGDWIVDKNKLPQGLDDLANRVTALDMQFGLWFEPEMISPDSELYRKHPDWCLHVPDRRRTEGRQQLVLDFSRQDVRDEIVRMLSDVLGSAPISYVKWDMNRNMTEIGSAQLPADRQRETAHRYMLGLYEVMERITSSFPNILFESCSGGGGRFDPGMLYYMPQTWTSDNTDAVSRLRIQYGTSLVYPVSSMGSHISAVPNHQVNRITSLEIRGHVAMSGNFGYELDLTRFTEEENAIVKAQVELYKEIRGTIQYGTFRRLLSPFEGNETAWMFIAPDGSEAVVFYFRVLSEPNAPLQRLKLKGLDPDADYRLKGGTETYTGDALMYGGISVGRATGDYLSEMFRFERV
- a CDS encoding Tex family protein, which translates into the protein MSEQGTVLEPNEETIKAERQERIIKQVAKELSLALKQVRTTSELLEEGNTIPFIARYRKEMTGELDENQLRLIEERLVYLRNLEDRKVEVIRIIEEQGKLTGELKKSITQAVKLQEVEDLYRPYRQKRKTRASVAKEKGLEPLAVWIWSQPKQGDVLEEAARYINAELGVDDAEAALQGAKDILAENIADDAAIRAWIRRYTLDHGMLTSEAKDADQESVYENYYDYRELAKKMPPHRILAINRGERESILKVGLEVPPEPAHRHMEGQVIKGASAVQDVLRAVIEDAYKRLIAPSIEREVRAELTEKGESQAISVFSANLRNLLLQPPIHGKRVLGVDPAYRTGCKLAVVDDTGKLLEVAVTYPTPPHNKKREAAEVFHRMIKQYDIGLIVIGNGTASRETEQFVAEIIQENGDESLVYLIVNEAGASVYSASKLAQEEFPDLDVAERSAASIARRVQDPLAELVKIDPKAIGVGQYQHDVSQKILEESLKAVVESAVNHVGVDVNTASPSLLSYVAGVNATIAKNIVKYREENGRFTNRRQLQKVPRLGAKTYEQCVGFMRISEGENPLDRTPIHPESYKVVDQLFKELQVELDKLGSKELSVLLSEQQPEQLAVKLDVGVPTLRDILDSLQRPGRDPREEMPLPIFRTDVLKIEDLVEGMELQGTVRNVIDFGAFVDIGIKSDGLVHISQLSNGYVKHPMDVVSVGDNVTVWVMNVDTKKGRVGLTMKKPASKQTS
- the cmpA gene encoding cortex morphogenetic protein CmpA, producing the protein MPQWLCNQLMRAFHKKDSRQIKLLNECWFFYRNKPANGTPRSAEREL
- a CDS encoding type II toxin-antitoxin system PemK/MazF family toxin; the protein is MIVKRGDVFFADLSPVVGSEQGGVRPVLVIQNDIGNRFSPTCIVAAITAQIQKAKLPTHVEIDAAAHGFDRDSVILLEQIRTIDKQRLTDKITHLDEETMKLVNEALQISLGLIDF
- a CDS encoding CopG family ribbon-helix-helix protein; translation: MANLQNTKRIMISLPDHLLQEVDGIVALENSNRSELIRQAMKLYLTERKKRYIRESMQRGYMEMAKINLTMASEAFHAEEDADSTLDRLVSGV